The proteins below are encoded in one region of Prevotella melaninogenica ATCC 25845:
- a CDS encoding TonB-dependent receptor — MKKYLLILTAILCSLVSMAQNTDAMLFGDVKAKEGGKHLSHAVIQVKGTNLKTQCDASGHFKLSNLPVGRQVIIATLAGYQQQEKEVDMVNNKGSEVYFELEKDPLELSQVVVTGTRTSHFVKDVPIRTEVLTSQAITKKNAQNLYEALEGVPGIRVEQQCQFCNFSEVRMQGLGAEHTQVLIDGEPIYSGLAGVYGLQQIGTNDIDRLEVVKGAGSALYGSSAVAGAINIISKEPTFEPSVNGDIQFGNFGFKSYKASGSMRYNNIGLSVFAQRTQMDAIDRTQNGLTRKEVKNKDGISDRVDETMNNLGFSLYFYQPFAKNDKLVLRGKAIDEHRFGGVMTNDQYMNPYTDGTEDIRTNRLSADLAYTLPIGKHSELNLTTAYVYHKRQATNDTFLHDYMDSHKDPAHPDEDGAEPDVSMMRPYIAKENTVTPSLTFTSILGNHTLLGGVQGYFTRLRETGLYVISAEDEKTSPYYGVPYTSIGKKHANEVGFFVQDEWNVTPKLTVVPGIRVDSHSSGEEYATSVKVSDSAFPTTKFSKTTVNPRIAIKYELTPSLVLRANVGTGFRAPYGFSEDLHLCSGSPRVWKSSNLKGERAISYNLSADYYAKKYQFSINIFRTNLKDKIQFSPADDEVKKFGYSYQWENVDDAYVQGVELGAKANLFRNFNAGINWTFNQGKFKHERADWSDPNDETVKEFPQRLQYAKDSRNISRFPAMTGDIDLDYTPGTWTFSLTSSLQGRMFIDYNSEDDGATSKIKKTNTFMIFNCRAAKRFGTCTVYAGAKNIFSYIQDEKHTDDAAFMYAPVYGATWYVGLSVKL; from the coding sequence ATGAAGAAATATTTACTAATCTTGACCGCCATATTATGCTCTCTTGTATCCATGGCACAAAACACCGACGCAATGCTCTTCGGTGATGTGAAGGCAAAAGAAGGTGGAAAGCACCTTTCTCATGCCGTAATCCAAGTAAAAGGTACGAACCTTAAAACTCAATGCGATGCTTCGGGTCACTTTAAATTAAGTAATCTTCCTGTAGGAAGGCAAGTTATCATAGCTACACTCGCTGGTTATCAGCAGCAGGAAAAAGAGGTAGACATGGTTAATAATAAAGGTTCTGAAGTCTACTTTGAACTGGAAAAAGACCCATTAGAGTTAAGCCAGGTCGTTGTAACTGGTACTCGTACCAGCCACTTTGTAAAGGATGTTCCTATCCGTACAGAGGTTCTGACATCACAGGCTATCACTAAGAAGAATGCCCAGAACTTATACGAAGCACTTGAAGGTGTACCAGGCATCCGCGTAGAACAGCAGTGCCAGTTCTGTAATTTCTCTGAGGTTCGTATGCAAGGATTGGGTGCTGAGCACACACAGGTACTCATCGATGGTGAGCCAATCTACTCTGGTCTTGCTGGTGTTTACGGTTTGCAGCAGATTGGAACCAATGACATCGACCGCCTTGAGGTAGTTAAGGGTGCCGGTTCAGCCCTCTATGGAAGTAGTGCCGTTGCTGGTGCTATCAACATTATATCAAAGGAACCAACCTTTGAGCCATCTGTTAATGGTGATATTCAGTTCGGAAACTTTGGCTTCAAGAGCTATAAGGCTTCTGGATCTATGCGTTATAACAACATCGGTCTGAGTGTATTCGCACAGCGTACACAGATGGATGCTATCGACCGCACACAGAATGGTCTTACACGTAAGGAAGTAAAGAACAAGGATGGTATCTCTGATCGCGTAGATGAGACGATGAATAACCTTGGTTTCAGCCTTTACTTCTATCAGCCTTTTGCTAAGAACGATAAGCTCGTACTGCGTGGTAAGGCGATTGATGAGCACCGTTTCGGTGGTGTCATGACGAATGATCAATATATGAACCCATACACTGATGGTACAGAAGACATCCGTACCAACCGTCTTTCAGCTGACCTTGCTTACACCTTGCCTATCGGTAAGCACTCAGAATTGAACCTCACAACAGCGTATGTATATCATAAGCGTCAGGCAACAAACGATACCTTCCTTCATGACTACATGGATTCTCACAAGGATCCAGCACATCCTGACGAGGATGGTGCGGAACCTGACGTTTCTATGATGCGTCCATACATTGCTAAGGAGAATACGGTGACACCATCGCTCACCTTCACTTCTATCCTTGGCAACCATACATTGCTTGGTGGTGTACAGGGTTATTTCACTCGTTTGCGTGAGACTGGACTCTATGTCATCTCTGCTGAGGACGAGAAGACAAGTCCATACTATGGCGTTCCTTACACTTCTATTGGCAAGAAGCATGCTAACGAGGTTGGCTTCTTCGTACAGGATGAGTGGAACGTGACACCAAAGTTGACCGTTGTACCAGGTATCCGTGTCGACTCTCATAGCTCTGGTGAGGAGTATGCTACCAGCGTAAAGGTTTCTGATAGTGCCTTCCCAACTACTAAGTTTAGTAAGACAACCGTCAATCCTCGTATTGCTATCAAATATGAACTGACTCCTTCACTCGTTCTTCGTGCTAATGTAGGTACAGGTTTCCGTGCTCCTTACGGATTCTCTGAGGACCTCCACCTCTGTAGTGGTTCGCCACGTGTATGGAAATCATCTAACCTCAAGGGTGAGCGTGCTATTAGCTACAACCTCTCAGCAGACTATTATGCTAAGAAGTATCAGTTCAGCATCAACATCTTCCGCACCAACTTGAAGGATAAGATTCAGTTCTCTCCTGCAGACGATGAGGTTAAAAAGTTCGGTTATTCTTACCAGTGGGAGAATGTTGACGATGCCTATGTACAAGGTGTAGAATTAGGTGCAAAGGCAAACCTCTTCCGCAACTTCAATGCTGGTATTAACTGGACCTTCAATCAAGGTAAGTTTAAGCACGAGCGTGCAGACTGGTCAGACCCTAACGATGAGACTGTAAAAGAGTTCCCACAGCGTCTGCAGTATGCTAAAGACAGTCGCAACATCTCTCGTTTCCCAGCAATGACTGGCGATATCGACCTCGATTATACCCCTGGCACTTGGACTTTCTCTCTCACAAGCTCATTACAGGGAAGAATGTTCATCGACTACAACTCTGAGGACGATGGTGCAACATCAAAAATTAAGAAGACAAACACCTTCATGATCTTCAACTGCCGTGCTGCAAAACGTTTCGGTACATGTACGGTTTATGCAGGTGCTAAGAACATCTTCAGCTATATTCAGGACGAGAAACACACAGACGACGCAGCCTTCATGTATGCTCCAGTATACGGCGCAACATGGTATGTCGGTCTCAGCGTTAAACTATAA
- a CDS encoding alpha-galactosidase, which produces MKKYFLASLAFAALLTSCNSNEWDVTSDLSVDKTDPTVGLTPVAEAEGMDYAPLYWSVYGHLRAQEKAGSFPNIFTEQDWDEAIDYVATNLKSHGYDMLVTDGFASMSGDDGYMTRYSRTAKDESSPEVPLTTIVAKLKVKGLKLGVYDSPFWYHYTNPNAVIPGTDGIKVSSLAYDPAKDKDIKHPGSKDQFGWVVTDHPGAEQYFEGFFKHYSDLGVKFVRMDFLSWYEDGMNYTDVIDKGYGRERYVKGMQWINKYAQKYGVYVSLVMPHLRNNALIERYAGNMVRIDADALEGSWYRFSDNNRGSLRGGWPNSENAFDGFINWSKISGRKKIRLDGDFIRIGSYADDNEKMSVISLPLMAGGPISITDMPTGNDLKFFQNDEMLALQKDGFVGQPLERNLWNTDGEVWYGQMKDGSWVIGLFNRDQAAATRSIDLTKVGITGTWSARDLWKHADEGTVSDKIEAVIPAHGCKIIKLTK; this is translated from the coding sequence ATGAAGAAATATTTTTTAGCAAGCTTGGCTTTCGCTGCTCTTCTGACAAGTTGTAACAGCAATGAATGGGACGTAACCAGCGATCTGAGCGTTGATAAGACTGACCCAACAGTAGGTCTTACACCTGTTGCAGAGGCTGAAGGTATGGACTATGCGCCACTTTACTGGAGTGTATATGGTCATCTTCGTGCACAGGAGAAGGCTGGCTCATTCCCAAATATCTTCACAGAGCAAGACTGGGATGAGGCTATTGACTACGTAGCAACCAATCTTAAGTCACATGGCTATGACATGCTTGTTACCGATGGTTTCGCTTCAATGAGTGGTGACGATGGTTACATGACACGTTATAGCCGTACTGCAAAAGATGAGAGTTCTCCAGAAGTTCCTTTGACAACTATTGTTGCTAAGTTGAAGGTGAAGGGTTTGAAACTTGGTGTTTACGATAGTCCATTCTGGTATCATTATACCAATCCTAATGCCGTTATCCCAGGAACTGATGGTATCAAGGTGAGCAGTCTGGCTTACGATCCAGCAAAAGATAAAGACATTAAGCATCCTGGTTCAAAGGATCAGTTTGGTTGGGTAGTAACAGATCACCCAGGTGCAGAGCAGTATTTTGAAGGATTCTTCAAGCACTATTCTGATTTAGGCGTGAAGTTCGTACGTATGGACTTCCTCTCTTGGTATGAAGATGGTATGAACTATACTGACGTTATCGATAAGGGTTATGGCCGTGAGCGTTATGTAAAGGGTATGCAGTGGATTAACAAGTATGCGCAGAAGTATGGCGTATATGTTTCACTTGTAATGCCTCACTTGCGTAATAATGCTCTCATCGAGAGATATGCAGGTAATATGGTACGTATTGATGCCGATGCTCTTGAGGGTTCTTGGTATCGTTTCTCTGATAACAACCGTGGTAGCCTTCGTGGTGGATGGCCAAACTCTGAGAATGCCTTTGATGGTTTCATCAATTGGTCAAAGATTTCTGGTCGTAAGAAGATTCGTCTTGATGGCGACTTCATTCGTATCGGAAGCTATGCTGACGATAATGAGAAGATGTCTGTTATCTCTCTTCCTTTGATGGCAGGTGGTCCTATCTCTATCACAGATATGCCAACTGGCAACGACTTGAAGTTCTTCCAGAACGACGAGATGCTTGCTTTGCAGAAGGATGGTTTTGTTGGTCAGCCATTGGAGCGTAACCTTTGGAACACTGATGGTGAGGTATGGTACGGTCAGATGAAGGATGGCTCTTGGGTTATCGGTCTCTTCAATCGTGATCAGGCAGCTGCAACTCGTTCTATCGACTTGACAAAGGTTGGTATTACTGGTACTTGGTCTGCACGTGATCTTTGGAAGCATGCTGATGAGGGTACTGTAAGCGATAAGATTGAGGCAGTCATCCCTGCACATGGCTGTAAGATAATCAAGCTGACAAAATAA
- a CDS encoding SusF/SusE family outer membrane protein has protein sequence MKSIVKYGMALLALLAPITFQSCHDDKDIVVITEELPLKVDHLYMVGDATPAGWSIDNPYEMTRDTENKYFFTYHGKLKTGEIKLPLSKGDWGATFVYAPAADTEINDKGVASDAIDIRKGGADNKWKVTKTGIYTFAVDLRTRKLTVTYEGEEPAGPILPIESEWLSFIGNATPYGWDIDGLKAKVQDGSAKFAKTSSNPLQFTYEGHLNLGEFKLSFDKSDGWNNMIQAPVADCEFNHDGPAKQGMVVGGDDNKWKVTEAGTYTIVFDLTKHEIKVTKFVADAPAPAAPSPWDTENVYMIGSATPAGWSVDNGVSITKTGDHVFSIEVQLAEGEMKFMLDKSGFSSDKPYFFAPEENTVINETGVAKDALAYGTESSYGDKKWKVTKAGKYKLTLDLKNKKFKAEYISA, from the coding sequence ATGAAATCAATAGTTAAATATGGTATGGCACTATTGGCTCTTTTAGCGCCAATAACCTTCCAATCATGTCATGATGATAAGGATATCGTGGTCATCACAGAAGAGCTTCCATTGAAGGTCGACCATCTCTATATGGTGGGTGATGCTACCCCTGCTGGGTGGAGCATTGACAATCCATACGAGATGACACGTGATACAGAGAATAAATATTTCTTTACTTATCATGGTAAACTAAAGACTGGCGAGATTAAGTTGCCACTCTCAAAGGGTGATTGGGGTGCTACATTCGTTTACGCACCTGCCGCTGATACTGAAATCAATGATAAGGGTGTTGCCAGCGATGCGATTGATATTCGCAAAGGTGGTGCTGATAATAAGTGGAAGGTAACAAAGACCGGTATCTATACCTTCGCTGTCGACCTCCGCACACGTAAGCTTACTGTTACTTATGAGGGTGAAGAACCAGCAGGTCCAATCCTTCCTATCGAGTCTGAGTGGTTGTCATTTATCGGTAATGCAACGCCATACGGTTGGGATATTGATGGCTTGAAAGCAAAGGTACAGGACGGTTCAGCTAAGTTTGCTAAGACCTCTTCTAATCCTTTACAGTTTACATATGAGGGTCATTTAAACTTAGGTGAGTTCAAGTTGTCATTTGACAAATCAGATGGATGGAACAACATGATTCAAGCACCTGTAGCTGATTGTGAGTTCAACCATGATGGTCCTGCAAAGCAGGGTATGGTTGTTGGTGGCGATGACAATAAGTGGAAGGTAACAGAAGCTGGTACTTATACTATTGTATTCGACCTCACAAAGCATGAAATCAAGGTAACGAAGTTTGTCGCTGATGCACCTGCTCCAGCTGCACCATCACCTTGGGATACTGAGAATGTATATATGATTGGTAGCGCAACTCCTGCAGGATGGTCTGTTGACAATGGTGTTTCTATCACAAAGACAGGCGATCATGTCTTCTCTATTGAAGTTCAGTTGGCTGAAGGCGAAATGAAGTTTATGCTCGATAAGTCTGGTTTCTCAAGCGATAAGCCTTATTTCTTTGCTCCAGAAGAGAACACAGTCATCAACGAAACAGGTGTAGCTAAGGATGCACTTGCCTATGGTACTGAAAGTTCTTATGGTGACAAGAAGTGGAAGGTCACTAAGGCTGGAAAGTATAAGCTGACACTTGACTTGAAGAACAAGAAGTTCAAGGCTGAATACATAAGCGCATAA
- a CDS encoding RagB/SusD family nutrient uptake outer membrane protein, which yields MNKLYKYAALLAVPAALMTASSCTDLSETLYDQVASSNYYNTKDDVIRAVLRPFEHGFWSIQSRHVLNEETADQLITPTREDWWDDGGRWARMHRHKWINTNGEAQSEFNGCYQGIGQANKVIEDLNTLSASKFGFSEAEFANLRAQNHVLRAWYYLRLLDAFRNVYYSVGFKDLSQNSKGQVPPRQIFDFIEKELKDALPDLVKKASLGGNGNIEGQWTQAGAAALLVRLYMNAQVYVGEDRYADAEKYAQDILDGKYGTYAVADRWDAAFDWDNDKCDEVIFAFPSSQGETHWHYKGDVYWWTTPSKANDWLKDKKCKEGSHNLKYSASPSYNPKGEKYNFELGMPIAQFKKYPSDVRLKMYKNLNNGRREGMFIFGKIQYIDDDGHPQYLKDHNGRYVLDIRDAVGKFGATDGSKWLNKTESRLEDGDDNSGWMFAKYPLYPDTEEDLQLEADYCEVRLPEIIYSLAECKLRKGDATTAGKLLNMVRKRNYPSSDWSTVLYAPEGTATLDMKEMLAEWGREFFAEGRRRIDLIRFGKFEDAWWDKEADADKHIEIFPFHPDIMGAHKDMKQNPGYDGN from the coding sequence ATGAATAAGTTATATAAATACGCAGCATTGTTAGCAGTGCCTGCGGCTCTTATGACAGCCTCAAGTTGTACTGATCTTAGTGAGACACTGTACGACCAAGTGGCATCAAGCAACTATTATAATACGAAGGATGACGTTATTCGTGCAGTACTTCGTCCATTCGAACATGGCTTCTGGAGTATCCAGAGTCGCCATGTATTGAATGAAGAAACAGCCGACCAATTGATTACTCCTACCCGTGAAGACTGGTGGGATGATGGTGGTCGTTGGGCTCGTATGCACCGCCATAAGTGGATTAACACGAATGGTGAGGCTCAGTCTGAGTTCAATGGTTGCTATCAAGGTATCGGACAGGCTAATAAGGTTATTGAAGACCTTAATACACTCTCTGCGTCAAAGTTTGGTTTTTCAGAAGCAGAGTTTGCTAACCTTCGCGCACAGAACCACGTTCTCCGTGCATGGTATTATCTTCGTCTGTTAGATGCGTTCCGTAATGTCTACTACTCTGTTGGCTTCAAAGACCTATCACAGAACTCTAAAGGCCAGGTTCCACCACGTCAGATCTTCGACTTTATAGAGAAAGAATTGAAGGATGCTTTACCTGATTTGGTTAAGAAGGCTTCCCTCGGTGGTAATGGCAACATTGAAGGTCAGTGGACACAAGCTGGTGCAGCTGCATTGTTGGTTCGCTTGTATATGAATGCACAGGTTTATGTTGGTGAAGACCGCTATGCTGATGCAGAGAAGTATGCACAGGACATTCTTGATGGTAAGTATGGTACATACGCTGTAGCTGACCGTTGGGACGCTGCTTTCGATTGGGATAATGACAAGTGTGATGAGGTTATCTTCGCATTCCCAAGCTCTCAGGGCGAGACACACTGGCACTACAAGGGTGATGTGTATTGGTGGACTACTCCATCTAAGGCTAATGACTGGTTGAAGGATAAGAAGTGTAAGGAAGGTTCACACAACCTCAAGTACTCTGCTTCACCATCTTATAACCCTAAGGGAGAGAAGTATAACTTCGAGTTAGGTATGCCTATCGCTCAATTCAAGAAGTATCCATCAGACGTTCGACTAAAGATGTACAAGAACTTAAACAATGGTCGACGTGAGGGTATGTTCATCTTCGGTAAGATTCAATATATTGATGATGACGGACATCCACAGTATTTGAAGGATCACAATGGTAGATATGTTCTTGACATACGTGATGCTGTTGGTAAGTTTGGTGCTACTGATGGTAGTAAGTGGCTCAATAAGACTGAAAGTAGACTTGAGGATGGTGACGACAACTCTGGTTGGATGTTCGCTAAGTATCCTCTCTATCCAGATACTGAAGAGGACCTTCAGCTTGAAGCAGACTACTGTGAGGTTCGTCTCCCAGAGATTATCTATAGCCTTGCAGAGTGTAAGCTGCGCAAGGGAGATGCTACTACAGCAGGTAAACTCTTGAACATGGTACGCAAGCGTAACTATCCTTCTTCTGATTGGAGCACTGTTCTCTATGCCCCAGAAGGTACAGCAACCCTCGATATGAAGGAGATGTTGGCAGAGTGGGGACGTGAGTTCTTCGCAGAGGGACGTCGCCGTATCGACTTGATTCGCTTTGGTAAGTTCGAAGATGCATGGTGGGATAAGGAGGCAGATGCCGATAAGCACATCGAAATCTTCCCATTCCACCCAGACATCATGGGTGCTCATAAGGACATGAAGCAGAACCCTGGTTATGATGGCAACTAA
- a CDS encoding SusC/RagA family TonB-linked outer membrane protein yields MKPLQTESSSWRKILAVLVGLICTLNVAAQQINVKGSVTDQHGDPVIGATIMEQGTKNGVVTDIDGNFALSVASPKSRLRVTYIGYKTQELPVNNQTDFKIKLQEDAANLDEVVVVGYGTMDKKELTSAVSHVSSKNFTQVASVDPSMMIQGKVAGVSITNTGAGDPNNQASIQVRGVSSRAAGLGPLIVIDGVPGGNLTNINPNDIESYDVLKDGAASAIYGTRGSNGVILVTTKKGARDGNLHTYYNGSIALDVIKKDLDMLSPDEYRANRLASGTGYDLGGSTDWMKEVSRVGVRTVHTLTLSGGNIKSNYRASVDYRDAKGIDKYSGRQEYGARISLNHTTNNGLITFGLNIAPRVAYRKNATWDVFRNALEANPTTPIWDPQNPALYYNFKGQPAEWNPIEQEKRRKDTGTTKLIDWDGTVKLNLFPLLLTNPGKQVLTTQLTFADHQYDNYNQWFSPSTNTRTINAGRDGEASQNYKKESLHSLEWINNYSNSFGNHNLKAMFGYSYQEALYSGFNAENKDFPNDALEDNNLGTGKFMKKKDELGMGSYKNGYKLIAFFGRVSYDWKGRYMLTASLRHEGSTKFGEHYKWGNFPAVSAGWRISDEAFMAGTKSWLTDLKLRADFGVTGNQDFESYKSLDTMTGFGYYMYNGKSYQVWGPGKNPNDDLHWEKGKNWNVGLDWALFNGNLFGSFNYFNRTQQDLLGDYNVTVPPYLFTTTFVNVGTMRNSGFEFDVTWNAIKKKDFTYTLNVVGATMGNEFVKFSNSKFVGQDFYYMVNTQDPYPFHTLQRIEKGRRIGSFYMWKYAGITSDGKWIVYDKDGDKVLADNATDDDRQFVGNGLPKFTGSMTHSFRYKNLDASLFFQTALGFDIFNIHDFYYGIKNFQGNVMDKAYSKNLAVSQNPIVSDYFLEPGDYLKLSSVSLGYTLDMKKKYLSSVRIYATATNLFTITKFSGVDPSTYQLNGLTPGATGSRTYYPSTRQFMLGLQVDF; encoded by the coding sequence ATGAAACCATTGCAAACTGAGAGCAGTTCATGGCGTAAGATTCTTGCCGTATTGGTGGGACTCATCTGCACCTTGAACGTAGCAGCTCAACAAATCAATGTAAAAGGTTCGGTAACTGACCAGCATGGTGACCCCGTCATCGGCGCAACCATTATGGAGCAGGGAACCAAGAATGGTGTGGTGACAGATATCGATGGAAACTTCGCACTGTCTGTTGCAAGTCCAAAATCACGACTCCGTGTGACTTATATCGGTTATAAGACTCAGGAGTTACCTGTGAACAATCAGACCGATTTCAAAATCAAGTTGCAGGAAGACGCTGCTAACCTTGATGAGGTCGTTGTCGTTGGTTACGGTACGATGGATAAGAAGGAGTTGACCTCAGCTGTCTCTCACGTATCTTCTAAGAACTTCACACAGGTAGCAAGTGTAGACCCATCTATGATGATTCAAGGTAAGGTGGCTGGTGTTAGTATTACCAATACTGGTGCTGGTGACCCTAACAATCAGGCAAGTATTCAGGTGCGTGGTGTCTCATCTCGTGCTGCAGGACTTGGTCCATTGATTGTCATCGATGGTGTACCAGGTGGTAACCTTACTAATATTAACCCAAATGATATCGAAAGCTACGACGTCCTCAAGGATGGTGCAGCTTCTGCTATCTATGGTACACGTGGTTCTAATGGTGTCATCCTCGTTACAACTAAGAAGGGTGCACGCGACGGAAACCTCCACACCTATTATAATGGATCTATCGCTTTAGATGTCATTAAGAAGGACCTTGATATGCTCTCACCTGATGAGTATCGTGCCAACCGATTGGCTTCTGGTACTGGTTATGACCTTGGTGGTTCAACAGACTGGATGAAGGAAGTGAGCCGTGTTGGTGTTCGCACTGTTCATACATTGACACTTAGTGGTGGTAATATCAAGTCAAATTACCGTGCATCGGTAGACTATCGTGATGCAAAGGGTATTGATAAGTACTCTGGTCGTCAGGAGTATGGTGCTCGTATCAGCTTGAACCATACAACCAACAATGGCTTGATAACCTTCGGTTTGAATATCGCTCCACGTGTTGCCTATCGTAAGAATGCTACTTGGGATGTGTTCCGTAATGCTTTAGAGGCTAACCCTACGACTCCTATTTGGGACCCACAGAATCCTGCGCTGTACTATAACTTTAAGGGACAGCCTGCTGAGTGGAACCCTATTGAGCAGGAGAAGAGACGTAAAGATACTGGTACAACAAAGTTGATTGACTGGGATGGTACCGTTAAGTTGAATCTCTTCCCATTGTTATTGACCAATCCTGGAAAGCAGGTGTTGACAACACAGTTGACATTCGCTGACCATCAGTATGATAACTATAACCAGTGGTTTAGCCCATCAACCAACACCCGTACTATTAATGCAGGTCGTGATGGTGAAGCATCACAGAATTATAAAAAGGAATCTCTCCATAGTTTGGAGTGGATTAACAACTATAGCAACTCTTTTGGTAATCACAACTTAAAGGCTATGTTTGGTTACTCTTATCAAGAGGCACTGTACTCAGGCTTCAATGCAGAGAATAAGGACTTCCCTAACGATGCTCTTGAGGACAACAACTTAGGAACAGGTAAGTTCATGAAGAAGAAAGACGAGCTTGGTATGGGTTCTTATAAGAATGGTTACAAGCTGATTGCATTCTTCGGACGTGTAAGCTATGATTGGAAGGGACGTTATATGTTGACAGCTTCTTTGCGTCATGAGGGTTCAACAAAGTTCGGTGAGCATTACAAGTGGGGTAACTTCCCAGCTGTGTCTGCTGGTTGGCGTATCTCTGACGAGGCCTTTATGGCAGGAACAAAGAGTTGGTTGACCGACTTGAAACTCCGTGCTGACTTCGGTGTGACAGGTAATCAGGACTTCGAATCATACAAGTCACTTGACACAATGACTGGCTTTGGTTATTATATGTATAATGGCAAGTCTTATCAAGTATGGGGTCCTGGTAAGAATCCAAACGATGACTTGCACTGGGAGAAGGGTAAGAACTGGAACGTCGGACTTGATTGGGCGTTGTTCAATGGTAACCTCTTCGGTTCTTTCAACTACTTCAATCGTACACAGCAAGACCTCTTGGGTGATTATAACGTGACTGTTCCACCTTATTTGTTTACGACAACTTTCGTGAACGTAGGTACTATGCGTAACAGTGGTTTCGAGTTTGATGTAACTTGGAATGCTATTAAGAAGAAGGACTTCACCTATACACTCAATGTTGTAGGAGCAACAATGGGTAATGAGTTCGTTAAGTTCAGCAATAGTAAGTTTGTTGGTCAGGACTTCTATTACATGGTTAATACACAGGATCCATACCCATTCCATACACTGCAACGTATCGAGAAGGGACGCCGTATCGGTAGCTTCTATATGTGGAAGTATGCTGGTATCACTTCTGATGGTAAGTGGATTGTTTATGACAAGGATGGTGATAAGGTCTTAGCAGACAATGCTACAGATGACGATCGTCAGTTTGTTGGCAATGGTCTTCCAAAGTTCACGGGTTCTATGACACATAGTTTCCGTTATAAGAACTTAGATGCTTCATTGTTCTTCCAGACAGCTTTGGGCTTTGATATCTTCAATATCCATGACTTCTATTATGGTATTAAGAACTTCCAAGGTAATGTAATGGATAAAGCATACAGTAAGAACCTTGCAGTATCACAGAACCCTATCGTCTCAGACTACTTCCTTGAGCCTGGTGACTACTTGAAGCTCTCTTCTGTAAGTCTTGGTTATACCTTAGATATGAAGAAGAAGTATCTTAGCTCTGTTCGTATCTATGCAACTGCAACCAACCTCTTTACGATTACGAAGTTCTCTGGTGTAGACCCTTCTACCTATCAGTTGAATGGCTTGACACCAGGTGCTACGGGTTCACGTACATACTATCCATCAACACGCCAGTTCATGTTAGGATTGCAAGTTGACTTCTAA